The DNA sequence CGACGAACGACAGGAGAGATCGTGCCCACCACATCGTTCTGTACCGCCTTCTACCGACAGGTCCACGACCGGCCCGACGCACCGGCCCTGTCCTGGGCCGGGGAGCAGATCAGTTACCGCCGGCTGGCGGACCTGGTCCGCGACGCCCGCGTCGCGGTCGACCAGCTACGACTCGACGCCGAGGTGCCGCTGTGCGTCCCGGCGGTCAAGTCGCCGGAGACCGTCGCGCTGCTGATCGCCGCGTTCGAGCTGGACCGTCGGGTGCTGCTGCCCTCCGCTTCGCTGGGCCCGGAGTCGCTGGCCGGCGTCTGCGCCGCGGTCGGCTGCGCCGACATCCTCGGCGCCACCGCCGACGGCGTGACGGTCCGGCCCAGCGGGGCGGCCGGTCGGGCCCTGCCCGGGGCCGGGTTGTTGCTGACCACCTCCGGTTCGACAGGTACGCCGAAGGTGGTCGAACTCGCCCCGGAAGGGGTGGACGCGTTCCTGACCTGGGCGGCCGGGGCCTTCGACATCGGGCCCGACGCCCGGGTCCTCAACTACGCGCCGCTGAACTTCGACCTGTGCCTGCTGGACGTGTGGACCGCGCTGGCGACCGGCGCCTGCGTGGTGATGGTGGACCCGGACCGGGCGGTCGACGGCCCCTGGCTGGCGGAGTTCTGCCGGGAGGAGAGCCCCACGGTGGTGCAGGCCGTCCCGCTGTTCTTCCGGCTGGTCACCGACGCCGGTGGCCGGTTCCCGGGGGTACGCGACGTGCTGCTCACCGGGGACGCCGTGCCGCCGCCGCTGCTGGACCGGATCGGGCGGGCCTTCCCCCACGCGCGGTTGTGGAACGTCTACGGCTGCACCGAGACCAACGACAGCTTCCTGCACCGGGTGGAGCCGGCCGAGGTGGCGGCGCTCGGCGGAATACCGATCGGCCGGCCCATCGACGGGGTCGAGGTGTCCGTGGTGGACGCCGAGGGCGCGGAGATGACCGGCGCCGGCGTGGGTGAGCTCATGGTGCGCACCCCGTTCCGGGCCCGGGGCTACCTGGACGCAGGGCCGAACGCCGCCCGCTGGCGGGACGGCTGGTTCCGCACCGGCGACCTCGTCCGGCGGGACGCCGCCGGGCTGTTCCTGCTGGCCGGCCGCAACGACGACCAGGTCAAGGTGCGCGGCGTCCGGACCAACCTGAAGGAGGTGGAGCAGGTGATGCTGACCCACCCGGAGGTGCTGGAGGCGGCGGTGCTCGCCGTGCCGGACGCCGAGGCGGGCAACGTCCTGCACGCGGTGGTCCGTCCCCGCGCGGCCTCGGACGTCAACGGGCTGCATCTGCGCCTGCACTGCGCGGCGGCGCTGCCCCGGACGGCCATCCCCGGCGTGTTCGTGCTGGTCGACGACGCGCTACCCCGGACGTCGACCGGGAAGGTCGACCGCAACGTGCTGCGGGCGCGTCGCGAGCGGACCGCCTCCGGCGCCACCGAGGGGCGGTGACGACATGCCCAACTGGACCGATGACCAGCGTGAGCTGCGTGGCCTGGCTGAGGAGCTGGGCGCCGCCGCGGGCGACGGGCACCTGGACCGGGACGCCGACCGGGAGTTCGGCGTCGCGGCCTGGAAGCTGATCCGGGAGACCGGCCTGCTCGGGCTGCCGTTCG is a window from the Micromonospora sp. DSM 45708 genome containing:
- a CDS encoding AMP-binding protein; amino-acid sequence: MPTTSFCTAFYRQVHDRPDAPALSWAGEQISYRRLADLVRDARVAVDQLRLDAEVPLCVPAVKSPETVALLIAAFELDRRVLLPSASLGPESLAGVCAAVGCADILGATADGVTVRPSGAAGRALPGAGLLLTTSGSTGTPKVVELAPEGVDAFLTWAAGAFDIGPDARVLNYAPLNFDLCLLDVWTALATGACVVMVDPDRAVDGPWLAEFCREESPTVVQAVPLFFRLVTDAGGRFPGVRDVLLTGDAVPPPLLDRIGRAFPHARLWNVYGCTETNDSFLHRVEPAEVAALGGIPIGRPIDGVEVSVVDAEGAEMTGAGVGELMVRTPFRARGYLDAGPNAARWRDGWFRTGDLVRRDAAGLFLLAGRNDDQVKVRGVRTNLKEVEQVMLTHPEVLEAAVLAVPDAEAGNVLHAVVRPRAASDVNGLHLRLHCAAALPRTAIPGVFVLVDDALPRTSTGKVDRNVLRARRERTASGATEGR